One Yoonia sp. BS5-3 genomic window carries:
- the ftsW gene encoding putative lipid II flippase FtsW: protein MTEMVYGTVPVQSGDPVLPRWWRTIDKWTMSCILMLFGIGLLLGLASSPPLAAKNGLEPFHYVIRQAIFGGTAMTVMLIVSMMSPTLVRRLAVLGFLCAFTALAFLPVFGTDFGKGATRWYSLGFASVQPSEFLKPGFVVMAAWLLAAGQQLGGPPGKTYSFVLTVMIVLILALQPDFGQAALILFSWGVMYFVAGAPMLILIVLAGLVVVAGSFAYANSEHFARRIDGFLSPDIDPNTQLGYATNAIREGGFFGVGVGEGQVKWSLPDAHTDFIIAVAAEEYGLICVLVIIALYAVIVVRSLLRLMKERDVFIRLAGTGLVCAFGVQAMINMGVAVRLLPAKGMTLPFVSYGGSSLIAGGIAVGMLLAFTRARPQGEMEDILLRRANR from the coding sequence ATGACGGAAATGGTCTATGGAACGGTCCCGGTGCAATCCGGTGACCCGGTTCTTCCACGTTGGTGGCGGACAATCGATAAATGGACAATGTCCTGCATCTTGATGCTTTTTGGGATCGGGCTGCTATTGGGTTTGGCGTCCTCGCCGCCTTTGGCCGCCAAAAACGGGCTTGAGCCTTTCCACTATGTTATTCGGCAAGCGATTTTCGGCGGCACGGCTATGACGGTTATGCTGATCGTGTCGATGATGTCACCAACACTGGTACGTAGATTGGCCGTGCTTGGGTTTCTATGCGCCTTTACGGCGCTGGCGTTCCTGCCGGTCTTTGGTACGGATTTCGGAAAAGGGGCGACGCGTTGGTATTCGCTTGGTTTTGCCTCGGTCCAGCCGTCAGAGTTTCTGAAGCCGGGTTTTGTTGTCATGGCCGCGTGGTTGTTGGCCGCGGGGCAGCAATTGGGCGGCCCGCCCGGCAAAACCTATTCCTTTGTGCTGACCGTGATGATCGTGCTGATCCTTGCCTTGCAGCCTGATTTTGGTCAGGCTGCCCTGATCCTGTTTTCCTGGGGGGTCATGTATTTTGTGGCCGGGGCGCCGATGCTTATTCTGATCGTGCTGGCTGGGCTGGTGGTTGTTGCGGGCAGTTTTGCCTATGCTAATTCGGAGCACTTCGCCCGCCGCATTGACGGCTTCCTGTCGCCTGATATCGACCCCAATACCCAGCTTGGATATGCGACAAACGCGATCCGCGAGGGCGGTTTCTTTGGTGTCGGCGTCGGTGAAGGCCAAGTGAAGTGGTCGCTGCCCGACGCCCATACCGATTTCATTATCGCTGTTGCGGCCGAGGAATACGGCCTGATCTGTGTGCTTGTCATCATCGCGCTTTACGCGGTGATCGTTGTCCGGTCGCTGCTGCGCCTGATGAAGGAACGTGACGTGTTCATCCGGCTTGCCGGCACCGGCCTTGTCTGTGCCTTTGGTGTGCAGGCCATGATCAATATGGGTGTGGCGGTCCGCTTGTTGCCCGCCAAGGGCATGACACTGCCATTTGTGTCCTATGGCGGATCGTCATTGATCGCAGGGGGCATTGCGGTCGGCATGCTTTTGGCGTTTACCCGCGCCCGTCCGCAGGGCGAGATGGAAGACATTCTTTTGCGTAGGGCCAATCGATGA
- a CDS encoding UDP-N-acetylglucosamine--N-acetylmuramyl-(pentapeptide) pyrophosphoryl-undecaprenol N-acetylglucosamine transferase, with amino-acid sequence MTKPLLIIAAGGTGGHMFPAQALAEAMLEKGWRVRLSTDARGARYAGGFPDAVDINIVGSATFARGGVLHKLLVPFRILGGIAAAKWRILRERPTVVVGFGGYPAIPAMAAAWALRVPRMIHEQNGVLGRVNQLFAKRVNRIACGTWPTELPGHLEGTHTGNPVRAAVLEHASAPYIPPGDYPMSLLVLGGSQGARIMSDIAPPAIAALPEHIRRNIRVSHQARPEDLERVQEFYAAELITADVQTFFHDVPRRMVDAQLVMSRSGASTVADVSVIGRPAIWVPLASAIRDEQTANAHQLVEAGGAVLMTEDAFEVGPLTEKLTELLSDEAGMLKMSLAATACGVPDATARLVEMVESLAEAGKK; translated from the coding sequence ATGACAAAACCGCTGTTGATTATCGCCGCTGGGGGGACAGGCGGGCATATGTTTCCGGCCCAGGCACTGGCTGAGGCGATGCTGGAAAAGGGCTGGCGCGTGCGTCTGTCGACCGATGCGCGTGGTGCGCGCTATGCGGGCGGCTTTCCCGATGCGGTGGACATCAATATCGTCGGCAGCGCGACCTTTGCCCGTGGCGGCGTGCTGCACAAGCTGCTGGTGCCGTTTCGCATCTTAGGCGGGATTGCGGCGGCCAAATGGCGCATACTGCGTGAGCGGCCAACTGTCGTCGTCGGCTTTGGCGGCTATCCGGCCATCCCGGCCATGGCCGCTGCCTGGGCCTTGCGTGTCCCGCGCATGATCCATGAGCAAAATGGCGTGCTGGGCCGCGTCAATCAGCTATTTGCCAAACGTGTAAACCGGATTGCCTGCGGTACCTGGCCAACCGAATTGCCGGGCCATCTTGAGGGGACCCATACTGGCAATCCGGTCCGTGCCGCTGTTTTGGAACATGCAAGTGCCCCTTATATTCCGCCCGGTGATTATCCAATGTCGCTTTTGGTGTTGGGTGGATCGCAGGGCGCGCGGATCATGTCTGATATCGCCCCGCCCGCGATCGCGGCCTTGCCTGAACATATCCGCCGCAATATCCGCGTCAGCCATCAGGCCCGGCCTGAGGATCTTGAACGCGTGCAGGAATTTTATGCGGCTGAGCTAATCACTGCGGATGTGCAAACATTCTTTCACGATGTCCCCCGCCGCATGGTGGATGCGCAGCTTGTCATGTCACGCTCGGGCGCGTCGACCGTTGCGGATGTCAGCGTGATTGGCCGCCCTGCAATCTGGGTGCCGCTGGCCAGCGCTATCCGCGATGAGCAGACCGCAAATGCCCACCAATTGGTTGAGGCCGGGGGGGCTGTTCTGATGACCGAGGACGCATTTGAGGTTGGCCCGCTGACCGAAAAACTGACCGAGCTGCTGTCGGATGAGGCGGGCATGTTGAAGATGTCGCTGGCCGCAACCGCCTGTGGCGTGCCTGATGCGACCGCGCGTTTGGTCGAAATGGTTGAGAGTTTGGCAGAGGCGGGCAAGAAATGA
- a CDS encoding NAD(P)/FAD-dependent oxidoreductase: MKYETLIIGAGAAGMMCAAHAGPGVLVVDHAKTPGEKIRISGGGRCNFTNLYAEPNNFISQNKHFCKSALAGYSQWDFIDLVGKHRIEWHEKTLGQLFCDNSAKDIITMLRAEMDRAGAQLWLRTSLNSLHYDGTHFTAELIKDSENIAITARQVVMAAGGKSIPKMGATGLGYQIAAQFDLPVITPRPGLVPLTFADDRFKSLAGTAAPARVHADGPDFDEAILFTHRGLSGPAILQASSYWDLGAPIHVNLNPAGDLFDQLKSQRSDNGRKDLTTILGQYLPARLVAHLGQELAFSGNIADQSDDQLRRICAALSDWQLTPTGSEGYRTAEVTLGGVDTDTLSSKTMGAKSVPGLYFIGECVDVTGWLGGYNFQWAWSSGYAAGQAIKAS, translated from the coding sequence ATGAAATACGAAACGCTCATTATTGGCGCCGGAGCTGCGGGTATGATGTGCGCCGCACATGCCGGACCCGGCGTGCTTGTGGTCGATCATGCCAAAACACCGGGCGAGAAAATCCGTATTTCGGGTGGCGGGCGTTGTAACTTTACAAACCTTTATGCCGAACCAAACAATTTCATCAGCCAAAACAAGCATTTCTGCAAATCCGCGCTTGCAGGTTACAGCCAGTGGGACTTCATTGATCTGGTCGGCAAACACCGAATTGAATGGCATGAAAAAACCCTGGGACAACTGTTTTGCGACAATTCCGCTAAAGACATCATCACGATGCTCAGGGCCGAAATGGATCGGGCAGGCGCGCAACTTTGGCTGCGCACGAGCCTCAATAGCCTACACTATGACGGCACGCATTTCACAGCCGAACTGATCAAAGACAGCGAAAACATCGCCATCACCGCCCGCCAGGTGGTGATGGCCGCCGGCGGCAAGTCTATTCCCAAAATGGGCGCCACCGGGCTGGGCTATCAGATTGCAGCGCAGTTTGATCTGCCGGTCATTACACCGCGCCCCGGGCTGGTCCCGCTGACCTTTGCCGATGACAGGTTCAAATCGCTCGCCGGAACAGCAGCGCCCGCCCGTGTCCATGCCGATGGCCCTGATTTTGATGAGGCGATCCTCTTCACCCATCGCGGCCTATCGGGCCCCGCGATCTTGCAAGCCTCATCCTATTGGGATTTGGGCGCACCGATACATGTTAATCTGAATCCGGCGGGCGATCTGTTCGATCAGCTGAAATCTCAGCGCAGCGACAACGGACGTAAGGATCTGACAACAATTCTGGGTCAGTATCTGCCCGCACGATTGGTCGCCCATCTTGGACAGGAATTGGCCTTTTCTGGCAATATCGCTGATCAGAGCGATGATCAGCTACGCCGTATCTGTGCGGCGCTGTCGGACTGGCAACTCACGCCCACCGGCTCGGAAGGGTACCGTACCGCCGAAGTGACATTGGGCGGGGTTGATACGGATACCTTGTCCTCAAAGACCATGGGCGCAAAATCAGTCCCCGGGCTATATTTCATTGGGGAATGCGTTGACGTAACCGGCTGGTTGGGCGGGTATAATTTTCAATGGGCCTGGTCATCGGGCTATGCTGCGGGCCAAGCGATCAAAGCTTCATAG
- the murC gene encoding UDP-N-acetylmuramate--L-alanine ligase: MNAATKLPLDIGPIHFVGIGGIGMSGIAEVLLNHGYTVQGSDLKASKITDRLKSLGAVIYEGQRAENLEGAEVVVISSAIKTGNPELDQARAKGLPVVRRAEMLAELMRLKSNVAVAGTHGKTTTTTMVAALLDEGGIDPTVINGGIIHAYGSNARMGQGEWMVVEADESDGTFNRLPATIAIVTNIDPEHMEHWGTEEALHKGFYDFVSNIPFYGLAVCCTDDPDVQSLVGKITDRRVVTFGFNAQADVRAVNLRYSGGSAFFDVALQGEDAVIEGCELPMPGDHNVSNALSAVAVARHLGMKKDEIRAALKGFGGVNRRFTKVGEVDGVTIIDDYGHHPVEIAAVLKAARQSTNGRVIAVHQPHRFTRLSHHFDEFCACFNDADVVGIAEVFAAGEAPIEGASHTDLVAGLIRSGHRHARVVESEDDLLRIVREQAGEGDIVVCLGAGTISAWANALPGRLKG; the protein is encoded by the coding sequence ATGAACGCAGCAACAAAACTTCCGCTTGATATTGGTCCGATCCACTTTGTCGGGATTGGCGGTATTGGCATGTCCGGCATTGCCGAGGTGCTTTTGAATCATGGCTATACGGTGCAGGGCTCTGACCTGAAGGCGTCGAAAATTACCGATCGTCTGAAATCGCTGGGGGCTGTGATCTATGAGGGCCAGCGGGCTGAGAACCTGGAAGGGGCCGAGGTTGTGGTGATCTCATCTGCTATCAAAACGGGCAATCCCGAATTGGATCAGGCCCGGGCCAAGGGCCTGCCCGTTGTGCGCCGTGCCGAGATGTTGGCCGAACTGATGCGTCTGAAATCCAATGTTGCTGTTGCGGGTACTCACGGGAAAACGACGACCACCACTATGGTGGCTGCGCTGCTGGATGAAGGTGGGATCGACCCGACCGTCATCAATGGCGGCATTATTCATGCCTACGGGTCAAACGCCCGAATGGGGCAGGGCGAATGGATGGTGGTAGAGGCCGATGAAAGCGACGGCACCTTTAACCGGCTGCCCGCGACCATTGCCATTGTCACCAATATCGACCCCGAGCATATGGAACACTGGGGCACGGAAGAGGCCTTGCACAAAGGGTTTTATGACTTCGTGTCCAACATCCCGTTCTATGGGCTGGCGGTTTGCTGCACCGATGATCCGGATGTGCAATCGCTGGTGGGCAAAATCACTGACCGGCGCGTTGTCACCTTTGGCTTTAACGCGCAGGCCGATGTGCGGGCAGTGAACCTGCGCTATAGCGGGGGCAGCGCGTTTTTTGATGTCGCGCTGCAAGGCGAGGATGCGGTGATCGAAGGTTGCGAATTGCCGATGCCGGGTGATCACAACGTCTCAAACGCGTTGTCGGCCGTGGCCGTCGCCCGGCATTTGGGTATGAAAAAGGATGAAATCCGTGCAGCCCTGAAGGGCTTTGGCGGGGTCAACCGGCGCTTTACCAAAGTGGGCGAGGTGGATGGGGTCACCATCATCGACGACTACGGGCACCACCCGGTTGAGATCGCGGCAGTCCTGAAAGCCGCCCGGCAATCCACCAACGGGCGGGTGATCGCCGTGCACCAGCCGCACCGGTTTACACGTCTGTCGCATCACTTCGACGAGTTTTGCGCCTGCTTTAACGATGCCGATGTGGTGGGCATAGCCGAGGTTTTCGCCGCCGGAGAGGCGCCCATCGAGGGGGCCAGCCACACCGACCTGGTCGCCGGGCTGATCCGCAGCGGCCACCGGCACGCGCGGGTTGTGGAAAGCGAAGATGATCTGCTACGCATTGTGCGCGAACAAGCCGGAGAGGGCGACATCGTCGTCTGCCTTGGGGCCGGGACGATCAGCGCCTGGGCCAATGCATTGCCTGGGCGGTTAAAGGGATGA